The following are from one region of the Halorussus rarus genome:
- a CDS encoding adenylate kinase family protein, with amino-acid sequence MRVAVTGTPGTGKTSAVEVLAADKEFADFDLEVVHLNDLIREEGLWDERDEERDSLVADLDAVADRLANRNDVLVESHLAHHLDADRVVVLRCHPEELERRLTERGESESKAEENAESAKLPRALARKARENAESEALDVVLSEAVSEHGVESVYEVETTDRDPEAVAAEIAAVVAGDREPSAGTVDYLEYL; translated from the coding sequence GTGAGGGTCGCGGTCACCGGGACGCCCGGCACGGGCAAAACCTCGGCGGTCGAGGTGCTGGCGGCCGACAAGGAGTTCGCCGACTTCGACCTCGAGGTCGTCCACCTCAACGACCTCATCCGCGAGGAGGGACTCTGGGACGAGCGCGACGAGGAGCGCGACAGCCTCGTCGCGGACCTCGACGCAGTGGCCGACCGACTCGCGAACCGCAACGACGTCCTGGTGGAGTCGCACCTCGCCCACCACCTCGACGCCGACCGTGTCGTCGTGCTGCGGTGCCACCCCGAGGAGCTGGAACGCCGGCTCACCGAGCGCGGGGAATCCGAGTCGAAAGCTGAGGAAAACGCCGAGTCAGCGAAGCTGCCTCGAGCTCTCGCTCGCAAGGCTCGCGAGAATGCGGAGAGCGAGGCCCTGGACGTCGTCCTCTCGGAGGCCGTGAGCGAGCACGGCGTCGAGAGCGTCTACGAGGTCGAGACGACCGACCGCGACCCCGAGGCGGTGGCCGCCGAGATCGCGGCGGTCGTCGCGGGCGACCGCGAGCCCAGCGCGGGCACGGTGGACTACCTCGAGTACCTATGA
- a CDS encoding multiprotein bridging factor aMBF1, producing the protein MVQCEMCGAETSSPKTVKVEGAELDVCDNCADFGTEVKTQDTASTSTKYSTSSSSGSSGSSSSSGSTSSSSSQSRRSDMFDDMDELAQDYDERIRQGREDAGLSQEDLASELNEKASLIRKLERGDILPSDEVQRKLERKLDLQLTAGGSADEEEWSGGSSTGEYTLGDVVKRKD; encoded by the coding sequence ATGGTACAGTGTGAGATGTGCGGTGCCGAGACGAGTTCCCCGAAGACCGTCAAGGTCGAGGGGGCCGAGTTGGACGTCTGCGACAACTGCGCGGACTTCGGGACCGAGGTGAAGACCCAGGACACCGCGTCGACCTCCACCAAGTACTCGACCTCCTCCTCGTCGGGGAGCTCCGGGTCGTCCTCGTCGTCGGGCTCGACGTCGTCGAGCTCCTCGCAGTCGCGGCGCTCGGACATGTTCGACGACATGGACGAGCTCGCCCAGGACTACGACGAGCGCATCCGGCAGGGCCGGGAGGACGCCGGTCTGAGCCAGGAAGACCTGGCGAGCGAGCTCAACGAGAAGGCCAGCCTCATCCGGAAGCTCGAGCGCGGCGACATCCTGCCGAGCGACGAGGTCCAGCGCAAACTGGAGCGTAAGCTCGACCTCCAGCTGACCGCCGGCGGCTCGGCCGACGAGGAGGAGTGGAGCGGCGGCAGCTCGACCGGCGAGTACACGCTCGGCGACGTCGTCAAGCGGAAGGACTAG
- a CDS encoding TIGR03557 family F420-dependent LLM class oxidoreductase, with protein sequence MVELGYTLSSEEHGPTDLVRHAVRAEEVGFDFASISDHYHPWVSQQGNAPFAWSTLGGVAAATDDIDVGVGVTCPIIRYDPAILAQATATVAKMFEESGQQFYFGVGTGENLNEHVTGEQWPSHRVRLDMLDEAVEVVRKLWTGEMVNHQGDHYTVRNARLFTTPEETPPVVVSAYGEHAAKRAADLGDGFWSVGPQDVVETFEQEGGEGPKFSQLTVCYADSEDEAVETAHEWWPNSLIPGQLSSELEIPEFFEQASQMVTKEQVREADSIVTDPDPQAHVENLQKFVDAGYDHVYVHQIGPDQEALFDLYEDEILPEFE encoded by the coding sequence ATGGTCGAACTCGGCTACACGCTCTCCAGCGAGGAGCACGGCCCCACAGACCTCGTCCGACACGCCGTCCGCGCCGAGGAGGTCGGCTTCGACTTCGCCTCGATCTCCGACCACTACCACCCCTGGGTGAGCCAGCAGGGCAACGCGCCGTTCGCGTGGTCGACGCTCGGCGGCGTCGCCGCGGCGACCGACGACATCGACGTGGGCGTGGGCGTGACCTGTCCCATCATCCGGTACGATCCCGCCATCCTCGCGCAGGCCACCGCCACGGTCGCCAAGATGTTCGAGGAGTCCGGCCAGCAGTTCTACTTCGGCGTCGGGACCGGCGAGAACCTGAACGAGCACGTCACGGGCGAGCAGTGGCCCTCCCACCGCGTCCGGCTCGACATGCTCGACGAGGCGGTCGAGGTCGTCCGGAAGCTCTGGACCGGCGAGATGGTCAACCACCAGGGCGACCACTACACCGTCCGGAACGCCAGGCTGTTCACCACGCCCGAGGAGACCCCGCCGGTCGTCGTCTCGGCGTACGGCGAGCACGCCGCGAAGCGCGCGGCCGACCTCGGCGACGGGTTCTGGTCGGTCGGCCCCCAGGACGTGGTCGAGACCTTCGAGCAGGAGGGCGGCGAGGGGCCGAAGTTCAGCCAGCTCACCGTCTGCTACGCCGACAGCGAGGACGAGGCGGTCGAGACCGCTCACGAGTGGTGGCCCAACAGTCTCATCCCGGGCCAGCTCTCCAGCGAACTCGAGATCCCCGAGTTCTTCGAGCAGGCCAGTCAGATGGTCACGAAAGAGCAGGTCCGGGAGGCCGACAGCATCGTGACCGACCCCGACCCGCAGGCCCACGTCGAGAACCTGCAGAAGTTCGTCGACGCGGGCTACGACCACGTGTACGTCCACCAGATCGGCCCGGACCAGGAGGCGCTGTTCGACCTCTACGAGGACGAGATCCTTCCGGAGTTCGAGTAG
- a CDS encoding DsbA family protein, producing the protein MSHDRPDARTRRRLLGVAAATGASALAGCTGGLSADFPGAGDTEATTATTTGPPLGDHPAAEGIADQARFGPPPADAEGVVVAFEDPSCPRCAAWETGTVPKLRERLGDRVAVVFRSYPVIYPWGRPATQAIEAAFARETGSKATQATTDERSTTTSGPTPYGTRQGSTATWALIRHYFENQDRFDADNVLDLTRAFLAEETDLDADAVVADAEAKAHDDAVQADLAGGDAAGVGRTTPTVFLFRDGEFRTSARGSISFRVVNAALGL; encoded by the coding sequence ATGTCCCACGACCGACCCGACGCGCGGACCCGCCGCCGACTCCTCGGCGTGGCCGCGGCGACCGGCGCGAGCGCGCTCGCGGGCTGTACCGGCGGTCTGTCCGCCGATTTCCCCGGCGCCGGTGATACGGAGGCGACGACCGCGACCACCACCGGCCCGCCGCTCGGCGACCACCCCGCCGCCGAGGGTATCGCCGACCAGGCCCGGTTCGGTCCGCCGCCGGCCGACGCCGAGGGGGTCGTCGTCGCGTTCGAGGACCCCTCCTGCCCGCGCTGCGCCGCCTGGGAGACCGGAACGGTGCCGAAGCTCCGGGAGCGACTCGGCGACCGCGTCGCGGTCGTCTTCCGGTCCTACCCGGTCATCTACCCGTGGGGGAGGCCCGCGACCCAGGCCATCGAGGCCGCGTTCGCCCGCGAAACCGGGAGTAAGGCGACCCAGGCGACGACCGACGAGCGGTCGACCACCACCTCCGGCCCGACGCCCTACGGAACTCGACAGGGGTCGACCGCGACGTGGGCGCTGATACGCCACTACTTCGAGAATCAGGACCGCTTCGACGCCGACAACGTCCTCGACCTCACCCGGGCGTTCCTCGCCGAGGAGACGGACCTCGACGCCGACGCGGTGGTCGCGGACGCCGAGGCGAAAGCGCACGACGACGCGGTGCAGGCCGACCTCGCGGGGGGCGATGCGGCGGGGGTCGGCCGGACCACGCCGACCGTCTTCCTGTTCCGCGACGGCGAGTTCCGGACGAGCGCGAGGGGGAGCATCAGCTTCCGGGTCGTGAACGCCGCGCTCGGCCTATGA
- a CDS encoding GMC family oxidoreductase produces the protein MTEREGSAPSASAGGDVDRTPSERADVCVVGAGPAGALVAHRLAERGRDVVVLEAGERFDPADRERRMERSIRPGHDPLSVWELGGPRDAYASEGERFYPLNRARVKGVGGSTLHWQGMVMRLHESDFEEWPIDYRDLRPYYAEAERALGVAGADDNPYAPPREEPFPLPAFGPSYSDSIFAEACERLGVTMHSVPNARNSEGYDGRGACVGYGTCKPVCPSGAKYSADHHVRKAEAEGARVLDRVPVQRLVHDDAGERVTAAVYATPEGETHRQEAREFVLAAGGVEIPRLLLLSESERYPDGLANSSGAVGRYFMDHLFAGVGGTLDRRTRQNHVGFITSECHQFYDDPTRGTEGRGTDGSASGIPAWSRGGDEPVPGPIKLEFLNYAGPSPVETALSGDEWGDDLLDTLREGYGNAIATGGLVGQRPRKENRIALDPTTTDDHGNPVPEIHWRLDARTRATLRRANEIQRAVMDELGADVSWTVGPENTGPAFHHMGTTRMGTDPAESVVNPRLRTHDLRNLSVASSSVFATSGALNPTLTIAALALKAADHVDERL, from the coding sequence ATGACGGAACGCGAGGGGAGCGCGCCATCGGCGTCGGCCGGCGGGGACGTCGATAGAACGCCCTCGGAACGCGCCGACGTCTGCGTCGTCGGCGCCGGGCCGGCGGGCGCACTGGTCGCCCACCGCCTCGCCGAGCGGGGTCGCGATGTGGTGGTGCTGGAGGCCGGCGAGCGGTTCGACCCCGCCGACCGCGAGCGCCGGATGGAGCGCTCGATCCGGCCCGGCCACGACCCCCTCTCGGTCTGGGAGCTGGGCGGCCCGCGCGACGCGTACGCCTCCGAGGGCGAGCGGTTCTACCCGCTGAACCGGGCCCGGGTCAAGGGCGTCGGCGGGTCGACCCTCCACTGGCAGGGGATGGTGATGCGCCTCCACGAGTCGGACTTCGAGGAGTGGCCCATCGACTACCGGGACCTCCGGCCGTACTACGCCGAGGCCGAGCGAGCGCTGGGAGTCGCCGGGGCCGACGACAACCCGTACGCGCCGCCCCGCGAGGAGCCGTTCCCGCTGCCGGCCTTCGGGCCCTCCTACAGCGACTCCATCTTCGCCGAGGCCTGCGAGCGCCTCGGCGTGACGATGCACTCGGTGCCCAACGCCCGCAACTCCGAGGGCTACGACGGCCGGGGCGCCTGCGTCGGGTACGGGACCTGCAAGCCGGTCTGTCCGTCCGGCGCGAAGTACTCGGCCGATCACCACGTCCGGAAGGCCGAGGCGGAAGGGGCGCGCGTCCTCGACCGAGTTCCGGTCCAGCGCCTCGTCCACGACGATGCGGGCGAGCGCGTGACCGCCGCGGTGTACGCCACGCCGGAGGGCGAGACCCACCGCCAGGAGGCCCGGGAGTTCGTCTTGGCCGCGGGCGGCGTCGAGATTCCCCGCCTCCTGCTGCTCTCGGAGTCCGAGCGGTACCCCGACGGCCTCGCCAACTCCTCCGGGGCGGTCGGCCGGTACTTCATGGACCACCTGTTCGCGGGCGTCGGCGGCACCCTCGACCGCCGGACCCGCCAGAACCACGTCGGGTTCATCACCAGCGAGTGCCACCAGTTCTACGACGACCCGACGCGGGGGACCGAGGGCCGGGGCACGGACGGGTCGGCGAGCGGAATCCCGGCGTGGTCCCGCGGGGGCGACGAACCCGTCCCGGGCCCCATCAAACTTGAGTTCCTCAACTACGCCGGCCCCTCGCCGGTCGAGACGGCGCTGTCGGGCGACGAGTGGGGCGACGACCTGCTCGACACGCTCCGGGAGGGGTACGGCAACGCGATCGCGACGGGCGGACTGGTCGGCCAGCGCCCACGGAAGGAGAACCGCATCGCGCTGGACCCGACCACGACCGACGACCACGGCAATCCCGTGCCCGAGATCCACTGGCGCCTCGACGCCCGGACGAGGGCCACGCTCCGGCGCGCGAACGAGATCCAGCGCGCGGTCATGGACGAACTCGGCGCGGACGTCTCGTGGACCGTCGGTCCGGAGAACACCGGCCCGGCGTTCCATCACATGGGAACTACCCGCATGGGAACCGACCCGGCCGAGAGCGTGGTGAACCCCCGACTCCGGACCCACGACCTCCGGAACCTCTCGGTCGCGTCGAGCAGCGTCTTCGCCACGAGCGGGGCGCTCAACCCGACGCTGACCATCGCGGCGCTCGCGCTGAAGGCCGCCGACCACGTCGACGAGCGACTGTAG
- a CDS encoding NADH-quinone oxidoreductase subunit D, with protein sequence MSDAPETDPDAAPPEQYGVDYDELEALLDEQVLRREEHLNAEGFVIRPDAVEDVLRTLKEEAGFDHLSLLTAQEYEDRYESIYHLTKYDDRTQQVSVVVPTDSDDPWNESAASVYKTAEWHEREAYDLVGIEYEGHPDLRRILLPETWQGHPLSRDYDQNKPQVVSLEEHVNPLAESGKDTESDTMFVNIGPHHPATHGVLHLKTVLDGEQVADVEPDIGYLHRCEEQMCQQDNYRYQIMPYPDRWDYTANLPNEWAYARVAETLADIDVPEYAQVIRTMSVELTRIMGHMLALGTFALDVYGDFTAIFMYAIRDREVVQNIMEDLTGQRMMFNYFRLGGVVWDIPEPRDEFFDKIRDFLDDLPRRVQEYHNMMTDNEIFQKRTVDTGVIDAETAKDYGCTGPVARGSGIDYDVRRDDPYGYYDELDWNVVTEPYGDNYSRVLVRMQEVEESAKIISQCVDLLEDWPEDDRTIQSNVPRTLKPDPDTEVYEAVEAAKGEMGIYIRSDGTSKPARFKIRSPCFNNLHALEAMAEGEYVPDLVAALGSLDIVLGSVDR encoded by the coding sequence ATGAGCGACGCGCCCGAGACCGACCCGGACGCCGCGCCGCCCGAGCAGTACGGGGTCGACTACGACGAACTCGAGGCCCTGCTCGACGAGCAGGTGCTCCGCCGGGAGGAGCACCTCAACGCCGAGGGGTTCGTGATCCGCCCGGACGCCGTCGAGGACGTCCTCCGGACGCTAAAGGAGGAGGCGGGCTTCGACCACCTCTCGCTGCTGACCGCCCAGGAGTACGAGGACCGCTACGAGAGCATCTACCACCTGACCAAGTACGACGACCGGACCCAGCAGGTCAGCGTGGTCGTCCCGACCGACTCCGACGACCCGTGGAACGAGTCGGCGGCGTCGGTGTACAAGACCGCCGAGTGGCACGAGCGCGAGGCGTACGACCTCGTCGGCATCGAGTACGAGGGCCATCCGGACCTCCGGCGAATCCTGCTGCCCGAGACCTGGCAGGGCCACCCGCTGAGCCGGGACTACGACCAGAACAAGCCGCAGGTGGTCTCGCTCGAGGAGCACGTCAATCCGCTCGCCGAGTCCGGGAAGGACACCGAGTCGGACACGATGTTCGTCAACATCGGACCCCACCACCCCGCGACCCACGGCGTGCTCCACCTCAAGACGGTGCTGGACGGCGAGCAGGTCGCGGACGTCGAACCCGACATCGGCTACCTCCACCGCTGCGAGGAGCAGATGTGCCAGCAGGACAACTACCGCTACCAGATCATGCCGTACCCCGACCGGTGGGACTACACCGCGAACCTGCCCAACGAGTGGGCGTACGCCCGCGTGGCCGAGACCCTCGCCGACATCGACGTGCCCGAGTACGCCCAGGTCATCCGGACGATGTCGGTCGAACTCACCCGCATCATGGGCCACATGCTCGCCCTCGGGACGTTCGCGCTCGACGTGTACGGCGACTTCACGGCCATCTTCATGTACGCCATCCGCGACCGCGAGGTCGTCCAGAACATCATGGAGGACCTGACGGGCCAGCGCATGATGTTCAACTACTTCCGGCTCGGCGGCGTCGTCTGGGACATCCCGGAGCCCCGCGACGAGTTCTTCGACAAGATCCGGGACTTCCTCGACGACCTGCCCCGGCGCGTCCAGGAGTACCACAACATGATGACCGACAACGAGATCTTCCAGAAGCGGACGGTGGACACCGGGGTCATCGACGCCGAGACCGCCAAGGACTACGGCTGCACAGGGCCGGTCGCTCGCGGGTCCGGCATCGACTACGACGTCCGCCGGGACGACCCCTACGGCTACTACGACGAGCTCGACTGGAACGTCGTCACCGAGCCCTACGGCGACAACTACTCCCGGGTGCTGGTCCGGATGCAGGAGGTCGAGGAGTCGGCAAAGATCATCAGCCAGTGCGTCGACCTGCTCGAGGACTGGCCCGAGGACGACCGCACCATCCAGTCCAACGTCCCCCGGACGCTCAAGCCCGACCCCGACACCGAGGTGTACGAGGCGGTCGAGGCCGCGAAGGGCGAGATGGGCATCTACATCCGGTCGGACGGGACCTCCAAGCCCGCGCGGTTCAAGATCCGGAGCCCGTGTTTCAACAACCTCCACGCGCTCGAAGCGATGGCGGAGGGCGAGTACGTCCCCGACCTCGTCGCCGCGCTCGGGAGCCTCGACATCGTCCTGGGGTCGGTCGACCGGTAG
- a CDS encoding CDP-alcohol phosphatidyltransferase family protein, translated as MTLDQFRHVADRLLDPFVSLSTRLGLTPDSVSVVAFALAGGAAGAFYLGGRAPIWYFAGAVLVFLNGWLDLLDGALARELGTDSEAGDLLDHVLDRYADIVIIAGLAAGIDRYALGLAAVTGVLMTSYLGTQAQAVGLDRVYGGLLGRADRLALMGATGLLAAAVSVEPAGLSVVGWLLAVFAVVGHFTALQRFYYAWKALS; from the coding sequence ATGACGCTCGACCAGTTCCGCCACGTGGCCGACCGGCTGCTCGACCCGTTCGTCTCGCTGTCGACCCGGCTGGGGTTGACCCCCGACAGCGTCAGCGTCGTCGCGTTCGCGTTGGCCGGCGGCGCCGCCGGCGCGTTCTACCTCGGCGGACGGGCGCCGATCTGGTACTTCGCGGGGGCCGTCCTGGTGTTCCTCAACGGGTGGCTCGACCTGCTCGACGGCGCACTGGCGCGGGAGCTCGGCACCGACTCGGAGGCCGGCGACCTGCTCGACCACGTGCTCGACCGGTACGCCGACATCGTCATCATCGCGGGGCTGGCGGCCGGCATCGACCGGTACGCGCTGGGCCTGGCCGCGGTGACCGGCGTGCTGATGACCTCCTACCTCGGGACCCAGGCCCAGGCGGTCGGGCTCGACCGGGTGTACGGCGGTCTGCTCGGCCGGGCCGACCGGCTCGCGCTCATGGGCGCGACCGGCCTCCTCGCGGCCGCGGTGTCGGTCGAGCCGGCCGGGCTGTCGGTCGTGGGATGGCTGCTCGCGGTCTTCGCGGTAGTCGGCCACTTCACCGCGCTCCAGCGGTTCTACTACGCGTGGAAGGCGCTGTCGTAG
- a CDS encoding Type 1 glutamine amidotransferase-like domain-containing protein: protein MSRIIAIGGGEIRDRETEPIDRRICGSTGEDSPAALFVPTASGDAAGYCDGFDAYYGDHFGCRTRHLTLHDEDVDEDEIRADVEWADLAYVGGGSTPLLLERWRETGADRLLREACEDGTVLAGLSAGAMCWFASGLSDAADDAAYAGVECLGWVDDIAVTPHAHPLRRAAFREYLSTRSEAGIALEDGCAIEIRDDEFRVLSVGGDETAYSYRHRDGTIRVAELGESEAFRDLETLR from the coding sequence GTGAGCAGAATCATCGCCATCGGTGGCGGCGAGATCAGGGACCGAGAGACCGAGCCGATAGACCGCCGCATCTGCGGATCGACCGGCGAAGACTCGCCCGCCGCCCTGTTCGTCCCGACGGCGAGCGGCGACGCGGCCGGGTACTGCGACGGGTTCGACGCGTACTACGGCGACCACTTCGGGTGCCGGACGCGCCATCTGACGCTCCACGACGAGGACGTTGACGAGGACGAGATCCGGGCCGACGTCGAGTGGGCCGACCTCGCGTACGTCGGCGGCGGGAGCACTCCGCTGCTGCTGGAGCGGTGGCGCGAGACCGGAGCCGACCGACTGCTCCGCGAGGCCTGCGAGGACGGGACCGTGCTCGCCGGCCTCAGCGCCGGCGCGATGTGCTGGTTCGCGAGCGGCCTGTCCGACGCGGCGGACGACGCGGCGTACGCGGGCGTGGAGTGCCTGGGCTGGGTCGACGACATCGCGGTCACGCCGCACGCTCATCCACTTCGGCGCGCTGCGTTCCGTGAGTACCTGTCAACGCGGTCCGAGGCAGGAATTGCGCTCGAAGACGGCTGCGCGATCGAGATCCGGGACGACGAGTTCCGCGTCCTCTCTGTCGGCGGCGACGAAACCGCCTACAGTTACCGCCACCGCGACGGCACGATTCGGGTCGCCGAACTCGGCGAGAGCGAGGCGTTCCGGGACCTCGAAACGCTCCGCTGA
- the hisC gene encoding histidinol-phosphate transaminase translates to MEPRDLSSHTVYQAGRGVEEVARELGLDPDDLVKLASNENPFGPSPAAVEAIREAADTASSYPKASHADLTERLADRWDVAPAQVWLGNGGDGVLDYLARAMLDPGDSVLVPTPGFAYYGMSARFHHGEVEEYSLSRTDDFALTSETVLSDYDGERIVYLTSPHNPTGKRFDRDAVAEIAGETDEDTLVVVDEAYGEFADAPSAVDLVDSRDDVAVLRTFSKVYGLAGVRLGYGIVPEEWADAYARVNTPFAASEIACRAGLAALDDDEHAERTVETAAWAREYVYEHLDAPTWESHGNFVLAEVGEASEVADELQRRGVIVRDCTSFGLPECVRITCGTEEETRRAVSELNEVLSS, encoded by the coding sequence ATGGAACCACGGGACCTCTCTTCGCACACGGTGTACCAGGCCGGACGGGGCGTCGAGGAGGTCGCCCGGGAGCTCGGACTCGACCCCGACGACCTCGTGAAGCTCGCGTCGAACGAGAACCCCTTCGGCCCGAGCCCGGCCGCGGTCGAGGCCATCCGGGAGGCGGCCGACACGGCCAGCTCCTACCCCAAGGCCTCCCACGCCGACCTCACCGAGCGGCTGGCCGACCGGTGGGACGTCGCACCCGCGCAGGTCTGGCTGGGCAACGGCGGCGACGGCGTGCTCGACTACCTCGCCCGCGCGATGCTCGACCCCGGCGACTCCGTCCTCGTGCCGACGCCCGGGTTCGCCTACTACGGGATGAGCGCGCGCTTCCACCACGGCGAGGTCGAGGAGTACAGCCTGTCGAGGACCGACGACTTCGCGCTGACGTCCGAGACAGTCCTCTCGGACTACGATGGCGAGCGGATCGTCTACCTCACGAGCCCGCACAACCCGACCGGCAAGCGGTTCGACCGCGACGCGGTCGCCGAGATCGCCGGCGAGACCGACGAGGACACCCTCGTCGTCGTCGACGAGGCGTACGGCGAGTTCGCCGACGCCCCGAGCGCGGTCGACCTCGTCGACTCGCGGGACGACGTGGCGGTCCTCCGGACGTTCTCGAAGGTGTACGGGCTGGCCGGCGTCCGACTCGGCTACGGCATCGTCCCGGAGGAGTGGGCCGACGCCTACGCGCGGGTGAATACCCCCTTCGCCGCGAGCGAGATCGCCTGCCGGGCCGGCCTCGCCGCGCTCGACGACGACGAACACGCCGAGCGGACGGTCGAGACCGCCGCCTGGGCGCGCGAGTACGTGTACGAGCACCTCGACGCGCCGACGTGGGAGAGCCACGGCAACTTCGTGCTCGCGGAGGTCGGCGAGGCGAGCGAGGTCGCCGACGAACTCCAGCGGCGGGGCGTCATCGTCCGGGACTGCACCAGCTTCGGCCTGCCCGAGTGCGTCCGCATCACCTGCGGCACCGAGGAGGAGACCCGGCGGGCGGTCTCGGAGCTCAACGAGGTGCTGTCGTCGTGA